The sequence CGAGATGCGGCCGATTCCCGGGAAGCGGCGCGAGATGCATGTGTACCTGACGGAGGAAGGCAGGGCCTATGCACATCGTGTGCTCTCCCCTGTCTACAAGGCGGAGGAGCAGGCGCTGTCTGAGACGGTGGAAAAGTATTCCGGCGAATTCATCGAAGCGATCGAGTATTTCTCTTCCCGTCTGAAGTCTGCTTTCCAGGAGCAGGTGGATGCCAGTTATCCATGTGCTAAGAACAGCCAGAAGAAGTAACGGAAGGTGTCTGTATGAAAACTTTATTTCATTTCCTGAAGCCGTACAGGATGCTCTGCGTCCTGACGCTTCTTGTGATGCTGATGGAGGTCACGGGGACGCTCTACATCCCTACGCTTGTCGCGGATATGATCAATATCGGGGTGGGCAGCAAGGATATGGATTATGTCCTGGACAAGGGCGCAATCATGCTCGTGACGGCAATCCTGACGGAGACGGGCGCGCTTCTGGGCGTCTTTCTCTGCGCGCGTCTCTCCTCCCGCCTTTCCCGGGATATCCGGAATGCGCTTTATGACAAGTCCCTTTCGTTTTCCGCCTATGACTTCGAGCACTTCGGGACGAGTTCCATGATTACGAGGACGCTGACGGATGTGAGTGTCGTGCAGCAGGCTTTCGTCTGGTCTGTGCAGATGATCCTCCCCGTCCCTGCCATCTGTCTTCTGGGCGTCATCATGTCGTTCTCGATCAACCGCCACATGGGTCTTCTCATGGTTTTCGTCACGGCAGTCATCCTGGCCGGGGCTTTCTTCATCACGAGGAGCGCTTCTTCCATTTTTGAAAAGATGCAGGGCTTCCTCGACCGCATCAATGAGATTCTCCGTGAAAATATCACAGGCGTGCGCGTCATCCGTGCTTTCAACAAAGAGCGCTATGAGGAGCACCGCATGCGCCGTTCCTTTGAGGACTACGCCGCCGCTGCCATCCGCGCGAACGGGCTCTTCTTTGCGCTGGAGAGCATGGCAATCTTCATCATGAATGTTTCCATCGTCGCTATCCTCTGGCTCGGCAGCAATCAGGTCGGGACCGGCGGCATGGAAATCGGGGACATCACGGCCGTCACGGAGTACGCGATCCTCATCCTTTTCTACATCATCATGGCCCAGATGGTCATCATCCTCCTGCCAAGGGCGAATGTCTGCATGAAGCGAATTTCGGCTGTCCTTTCGCATGAGCCGGAAATCACGGACGGCAGGAAGAGCCTTTCCCCTTCCTATTCTCAGGAAATCTGCCGTTTCGATGATGTGGATTTCCAGTTCCCCGGCGCCGACGAAGCGACACTGACGGGTCTTTCCTTCTCCATCCGCCGCGGGGAAACGACGGCGATCATCGGGAGTACCGGAAGCGGGAAATCAACAATTGCCAAGCTCCTTCTCCGTTTCCATGACGTCACGAAGGGATCCATCACGGTGGACGGCGAAGATATCCGCAGCATTACGCAGGAAGCGCTGCGCAGCCGGATTTCCTATGTCCCGCAAGCCTCGTGGCTCTTCTCGGGGACGATTGCCAGCAATCTCCGCTATGGCTGCGAGAACGCTTCAGAAGAGGACATGCGCCGCGCGCTCATGCTTGCGCAGGCCGGTTTCGTCTTCGATCTGCCGGAGGGTCTTTCCGCTCCTGTTTCCCAGGGCGGGACGAATTTCTCCGGCGGCCAGCGGCAGCGTCTTGCCATCGCCCGCGCGCTGATGAAGAAGGCGGATCTGTACATTTTCGACGACAGCTTCTCTGCGCTTGATTTCAAGACAGATGCGGCGCTCCGTCATGCCCTTTCCAGGGAAATGAAGGACAGCGCGGTCCTCATCATCGCCCAGCGCGTGAACACGATTGCGCATGCGGACCAGATCATCGTGCTCGAGCATGGCAGGACGGTCGGCATCGGCCGCCATGAAGAGCTGCTGAGGACCTGCCCTGTCTACCGGACGATCGTCGAATCCCAGACGAAGGGAGGCGGTCTCCATGGACTCTGATGCCACGGAAAAGAGCCAGCAGGAATCATCGCTGGCTTATGAAATCAGCTACGAAAAGCCGAAGTCCGCCCGCCAGACGCTACGGCGGCTCTGGAAGACGTCCGAAGCGGCGCATGGCCGTTTCCTTCTCGTCTTCCTTTCCGTCCTCTGCTACACGGGCCTCATGATTGCCGCCCCCTGGTACAGCGCGGGCATCGTGAACCAGATCTGGGAAAACATCAAGGCGTCCCGCTCCATCGGTGAAGCTTTCACCATTTCCTGGCAGCAGGGCGGGGAGGAAATCCTGATCCTTCTCCCCCTTTACCTGGGCGCCTGGGTCTTCTATACCTTCCAGTCCTACGCCATGCTCACCTTTGCCGAGAAGCTGAATCTGTCGCTCCGCACATCGCTTTCGGAAAAGCTTTCCCGCCTGCCCCTTTCGTACTACGACAAGAACAGGACAGGGAGCACGCTCAGCCGTTTCACAAACGACCTGGATAAAATGTCCGAAGTCCTCCAGAACGGCATCCTCGACCTTTTCCAGTCCATCGGCATGGTCATCGGTTCAGCGGTCATGATGACATATTTCCACGCAGGGCTGACCGCCATCTTCCTTGGATTCATCCTCCTTTCCGTCCTCGTCACCCGCTATTTCTCAGGGAAAACGATGGACCGGGCTAGCCTCCGCCAGCAGGCCATGGGGCATGTGACCGGGCTCGTCGAGGAATACTACAGCGGAAGGACCATCATCCAGTCGTTCAATCAGGGAAAGAGAAGCGCAGACGAAGTCCACGCGGCCAATGAGGAACTCGCCAAAACGGCGGAGAAGACTGACTTCGTCATCAATGCGATCAATCCCATCATCCAGTTCGTGAATCAGATCGGCCAGGCCGCCATCGCCCTCTTTGCGACGAAGCTCCTGATCGACGGTACACTCTCCGTCGGCGTATTCCAGGCCTTTTTCCAGTACGTCAACCAGTCCTCCCAGCCATTGACCGAAGCGTCCTACGTCGTGAATTCCATGCAGTCCGCCCTCGCTTCTGCCGAGCGCGTCTATGCCCTTCTCGACGAAGAGGAAATGACGCCGGAGCCTGCGCATCCCCGCATGCTGCCACGCGCCAGGGGCAAGGTCGAATTCAGGAACGTCCGCTTCGGCTACACGAAGGATCGCGAGCTGATGAAGGATATCTGCTTCACCGTCAGCCCGGGGCAGAAGGTCGCCATCGTCGGCGAAACGGGCGCGGGAAAGACGACGCTGATCAATCTCCTCATGCGTTTCTATGATATAGACGGAGGAGAAATCCTCCTCGATGATGTCGACACCTATGCGATGACAAGGAAGGAACTCCGGGATAACTTCGGCATGGTCCTGCAGGACACATGGCTCTTCGAAGGGACGATTGCGGAAAACATCGCCTACGGCAAGCCCAATGCTTCGAAGGAGGAAATCATTCATGCTGCGAAAGCCGCCCGCGTCGATTTCTTCGTCCACACCATGCCGAAGGGCTACGACACCATCCTTGAGACGGACAGCGAAACCATTTCCACCGGGCAGCGGCAGCTCCTCACAATCGCCCGCTGCATCCTCCGGGATCCCGCTGTCCTCATCCTCGATGAAGCGACATCCAGTGTCGATACGAGGACGGAAATAGAAATCAACAGGGCCATGACGTCCCTCATGAAGAACCGCACCACCTTCGTCATCGCCCACCGCCTCTCCACCATCGTCGACGCTGACCTCATCCTCGTCATGGACCACGGCAGCATCGTCGAACAGGGCACCCACAAAGAGCTCCTCGAAAAGCACGGCGCCTACGCAGACCTCTACAACAGCCAGTTTGAGGGGTAGAGGAACGTGGAAATGAAAGCCACACAACCAGCCTGCGGCTGAGGAGATGAACTTCACTCGTCGGCTCCGCCGCCACCTTCCTCTACGAGGCAAGGTCAAACACCCTTAAACCAGCCTGCGGCTGAAAAACACCATATGACCGAGCTTCGCTCGTGGTAATCAACCCTATCCGCCCGGCATATGAATTTGAGGCCGGGCACCTTCCCTGTCTGGGAAGGCGAGTGTTAGCGGCGCTTGGGAAATCACGTCTCCCAGCCCTTTTTATGCGAGTTTCACTAAATTCATGCCTCAAGGGTTCTTTACAAAAGTGCTTATTTATAAAGTATATTGTCATTTAGCAGTTTTTATCTATCGCACAATGCTTTTCTTGCCGATATAATGAATGCATACAAACAGTTAATGGAAAATACAAGTTCCAGAGAATACGGAATGATTGCCAGCTTACCTTATTTCCTGACTACATGTCATTGAGCTATATTTGCCAGTATTCTAACTTTTTCGCCGACTTATTGTAATTATTTGAGAGAGGAGAACTAACAATGAGCAAGTTTTTTGCAGATATTATTGACAAGGTTCCGTCCAGAAATTACGGAATCGAAGGCTTAACGGTTCATGTGGATCATACCTCTACTGGAACGGTATATTTTGTTAGTGCCGAAAAGGATGTTGCATTTCCGGAGCATAGTCATGCTGCGCAATGGACTGTTGTTGTCAGCGGGAAATGCATTTTCACTGCGAATGGTGAAACGAAGGAATATCACCAGGGCGACACATACTTTATTCCTGCCGGCCTGAAGCATCAGATTACCCTTTGCGCCGGCTATTCAGAAGTTGACTATGTTGATGATCCCCAAGATGGTGAATAATCGAATCGCTTCCTAAAGAAAATACAGGCCCTCCTTTGTCCAAAATAGTGTATGATGGACAAAGGAGGGCCTTATGATTATCAGAAAAACGACAAAGGAAATTTTTGCAGAATCCCTTCAGGAACTTTCACTGAACAAAAGCGTTGATAAAATCACCATAAAGGAAATTGCACAAAATTGTGGTATGACCGCTACGACATTTTACAATCATTTTTCCGACAAATATGAACTGCTGGCATGGATTTATAATACGGCCATTGATCCATATTATGGAAAACTTGGTGACGGCGTGTCCTGGCGTGAGTGTGTACGACAAAGCTCTTTGATCTTGCTGGGAAACCGGGAGTTCTATCGTAATGCTTTAAAGAACACTATTGGGCAAACTTCTTTCCGTTATGCCACGAATAACTATGCTGTCGATTTATTGATGGAGCGTATTCGTCTATTAACCAGTTCTGTGGATATTCCTGAAGAAGTTCAGTTTTATGTGCGGTTTTACATGAGAGCCATATCCGAATCAATCAATGATTGGTTTTTGAAAGGGGAAAAAATCCCTCTGGAAGAGTTCACGGATTTACTGGTACATGGGATGCCTATGGTTTTACGAGACTGCAAGGATAAACATGGGAATTTTATATTCAGGGATGATTCCAGCCAATAATTTGTCCACCCTGCCGTAATATTTATTGCCGTAATATTTATTATAGAACCTCTTATCTGGGAGAAACGCTTGAGCCGCAATACCCGGACGGCTGCTTTGCGCACTGCACCCGTCT is a genomic window of Veillonellaceae bacterium containing:
- a CDS encoding MarR family winged helix-turn-helix transcriptional regulator is translated as MKNARHTMQRLVIALNNVDKIYYYDTAKIGVTESLLWLLYALDNGEAHSQREICAEWGFPKTTLNTTIKQAEAAGYVEMRPIPGKRREMHVYLTEEGRAYAHRVLSPVYKAEEQALSETVEKYSGEFIEAIEYFSSRLKSAFQEQVDASYPCAKNSQKK
- a CDS encoding ABC transporter ATP-binding protein/permease — translated: MKTLFHFLKPYRMLCVLTLLVMLMEVTGTLYIPTLVADMINIGVGSKDMDYVLDKGAIMLVTAILTETGALLGVFLCARLSSRLSRDIRNALYDKSLSFSAYDFEHFGTSSMITRTLTDVSVVQQAFVWSVQMILPVPAICLLGVIMSFSINRHMGLLMVFVTAVILAGAFFITRSASSIFEKMQGFLDRINEILRENITGVRVIRAFNKERYEEHRMRRSFEDYAAAAIRANGLFFALESMAIFIMNVSIVAILWLGSNQVGTGGMEIGDITAVTEYAILILFYIIMAQMVIILLPRANVCMKRISAVLSHEPEITDGRKSLSPSYSQEICRFDDVDFQFPGADEATLTGLSFSIRRGETTAIIGSTGSGKSTIAKLLLRFHDVTKGSITVDGEDIRSITQEALRSRISYVPQASWLFSGTIASNLRYGCENASEEDMRRALMLAQAGFVFDLPEGLSAPVSQGGTNFSGGQRQRLAIARALMKKADLYIFDDSFSALDFKTDAALRHALSREMKDSAVLIIAQRVNTIAHADQIIVLEHGRTVGIGRHEELLRTCPVYRTIVESQTKGGGLHGL
- a CDS encoding ABC transporter ATP-binding protein/permease translates to MDSDATEKSQQESSLAYEISYEKPKSARQTLRRLWKTSEAAHGRFLLVFLSVLCYTGLMIAAPWYSAGIVNQIWENIKASRSIGEAFTISWQQGGEEILILLPLYLGAWVFYTFQSYAMLTFAEKLNLSLRTSLSEKLSRLPLSYYDKNRTGSTLSRFTNDLDKMSEVLQNGILDLFQSIGMVIGSAVMMTYFHAGLTAIFLGFILLSVLVTRYFSGKTMDRASLRQQAMGHVTGLVEEYYSGRTIIQSFNQGKRSADEVHAANEELAKTAEKTDFVINAINPIIQFVNQIGQAAIALFATKLLIDGTLSVGVFQAFFQYVNQSSQPLTEASYVVNSMQSALASAERVYALLDEEEMTPEPAHPRMLPRARGKVEFRNVRFGYTKDRELMKDICFTVSPGQKVAIVGETGAGKTTLINLLMRFYDIDGGEILLDDVDTYAMTRKELRDNFGMVLQDTWLFEGTIAENIAYGKPNASKEEIIHAAKAARVDFFVHTMPKGYDTILETDSETISTGQRQLLTIARCILRDPAVLILDEATSSVDTRTEIEINRAMTSLMKNRTTFVIAHRLSTIVDADLILVMDHGSIVEQGTHKELLEKHGAYADLYNSQFEG
- a CDS encoding cupin domain-containing protein; translation: MSKFFADIIDKVPSRNYGIEGLTVHVDHTSTGTVYFVSAEKDVAFPEHSHAAQWTVVVSGKCIFTANGETKEYHQGDTYFIPAGLKHQITLCAGYSEVDYVDDPQDGE
- a CDS encoding TetR/AcrR family transcriptional regulator C-terminal domain-containing protein; amino-acid sequence: MIIRKTTKEIFAESLQELSLNKSVDKITIKEIAQNCGMTATTFYNHFSDKYELLAWIYNTAIDPYYGKLGDGVSWRECVRQSSLILLGNREFYRNALKNTIGQTSFRYATNNYAVDLLMERIRLLTSSVDIPEEVQFYVRFYMRAISESINDWFLKGEKIPLEEFTDLLVHGMPMVLRDCKDKHGNFIFRDDSSQ